The following are from one region of the Biomphalaria glabrata chromosome 12, xgBioGlab47.1, whole genome shotgun sequence genome:
- the LOC129922120 gene encoding melanoma-associated antigen E1-like has product MHLNPHLTGRNGCTHDALLNSRCVLVSPYYFHISDFTSSLGKDTSISPITSLGKDTSISPITSLGKDTSISPIPQLSKDTSISPITSLGKDTSISPITSLGKDTSISPIKSLGKDTSISPITSLGKDTSISPIPQLSKDTSISPITSSGKDTSISPITSLGKDTSISPITSLGKVTSISPIPQLSKDTSISPIT; this is encoded by the coding sequence ATGCACTTGAACCCACACTTGACTGGACGCAATGGGTGTACTCACGATGCACTGCTCAACAGTAGATGTGTTTTGGTCTCACCATATTACTTTCACATTAGTGATTTCACTTCATCGTTAGGCAAAGATACATCTATTTCACCAATCACATCGTTAGGCAAAGATACATCTATTTCACCAATCACATCGTTAGGCAAAGATACATCTATTTCACCAATCCCACAGTTAAGCAAAGATACATCTATTTCACCAATCACATCGTTAGGCAAAGATACATCTATTTCACCAATCACATCGTTAGGCAAAGATACATCTATTTCACCAATCAAATCGTTAGGCAAAGATACATCTATTTCACCAATCACATCGTTAGGCAAAGATACATCTATTTCACCAATCCCACAGTTAAGCAAAGATACATCTATTTCACCAATCACATCGTCAGGCAAAGATACATCTATTTCACCAATCACATCGTTAGGCAAAGATACATCTATTTCACCAATCACATCGTTAGGCAAAGTTACATCTATTTCACCAATCCCACAGTTAAGCAAAGATACATCTATTTCACCAATCACATAG